The following are encoded in a window of Magnetococcales bacterium genomic DNA:
- a CDS encoding sensor histidine kinase yields MNFSLQKRLTWRLALLLVAVLAMQWGVVELILGQIIREHVTSRLAHDADTLLSQLRLDPDGGAELSPARIDPIYQKPWSGHYYALRVKQVTLRSRSLWDGTLPLPTLATGTETLTSLTGPRQQPLLLLTREFVKLGHAVTISVAEDMSDINRGVARLQFWHAVLAFMAIGILLVLQRRTLRHGLQPLDEARKEIHRLEHGEVDHLHNAHVPLEILPFVDEINSLVTTLLRRMQRSRHATSNLAHAIKTPLTLLLQLAHHPNLAAHEALQETLRQQVTTIRRLTDRELKRVRLAGSGTPAMRVNLQEELTALVATLKMAHRSKELTITLDVSARQPLPMDREDLLELGGNLLDNACKWARHAIHCQAIYDAATLTLLIEDDGPGCPAEHLNHLPERGIRADATTPGSGIGLDIVQEIVKDYAGELRLGQSNRLGGFSAQVTLSFS; encoded by the coding sequence ATGAACTTTTCCCTGCAAAAACGGCTGACCTGGCGGCTGGCTCTGTTGCTGGTGGCTGTCTTGGCCATGCAATGGGGTGTTGTCGAGCTGATTTTGGGGCAGATCATCCGGGAACACGTCACCTCAAGGCTGGCGCACGATGCGGATACCTTGCTTTCCCAATTACGCCTGGACCCGGATGGCGGCGCGGAACTGTCTCCAGCCCGGATTGACCCCATATATCAAAAACCCTGGTCGGGACACTATTATGCGCTGCGCGTGAAACAAGTCACCCTGCGTTCGCGTTCGCTGTGGGATGGTACGCTGCCGCTGCCGACACTGGCAACAGGAACCGAAACCCTGACCAGCCTGACCGGACCCCGCCAACAACCCCTGCTGCTCCTGACCCGGGAATTCGTCAAGCTTGGCCACGCCGTCACCATCAGTGTGGCCGAAGATATGAGCGACATCAACCGGGGCGTTGCCCGCCTGCAATTCTGGCATGCCGTCCTGGCATTCATGGCCATTGGCATCCTGTTGGTGCTGCAACGCCGGACCCTGCGGCATGGCCTGCAACCCCTGGATGAAGCCCGCAAGGAAATTCACCGTCTGGAACATGGCGAGGTGGACCATCTGCACAACGCCCATGTGCCTTTGGAAATTCTGCCCTTTGTCGATGAGATCAACTCCCTGGTCACCACCCTGTTGCGCCGCATGCAACGCTCCCGTCATGCCACAAGCAATCTGGCCCACGCCATCAAAACCCCCCTGACCCTCCTCCTGCAACTGGCCCATCATCCCAATCTGGCCGCCCATGAAGCGCTGCAAGAGACCCTGCGCCAACAAGTCACCACCATCCGCCGTCTGACAGATCGTGAATTGAAACGGGTGCGTCTGGCCGGCTCCGGAACCCCCGCCATGCGGGTGAATCTCCAGGAAGAACTGACCGCCCTGGTCGCCACCCTCAAAATGGCCCACCGTTCCAAAGAGTTGACCATAACCCTGGATGTTTCAGCCCGTCAGCCACTGCCCATGGACCGGGAGGATCTGCTGGAACTGGGGGGCAATCTGCTGGACAATGCCTGCAAATGGGCCAGGCATGCCATCCATTGCCAAGCCATTTACGACGCGGCAACGCTCACCCTGCTGATCGAGGATGACGGCCCCGGCTGCCCGGCGGAACATCTCAACCATCTGCCGGAACGCGGCATACGCGCCGATGCCACCACGCCGGGTTCTGGTATCGGCCTCGATATTGTTCAGGAGATTGTCAAGGATTATGCGGGCGAGTTGCGACTCGGCCAATCAAACCGGCTGGGCGGTTTTTCGGCCCAGGTTACCCTGTCCTTTTCATGA
- a CDS encoding RNA polymerase factor sigma-32 produces MNDPAVIEQHDLNRALTVIDNGSGFQNFLHRVHQAPVLTLEEETDLSERYRRQGDLDAAHQLVWSHLRLVVKTAREYLGYRLQLSELVQEGTLGLMHAVKRFDPHRGARLATYALWWIRAAIHEYILRAWSMVKIATTQVKRRLFFKLRQAKEGSAPLTREEAEELADRFQTDTSTILEMDSRLLGGGDESLNRPVLEGGHGEVQDLLPDLRPNQESVALAKEKQKILASMIQQALDRLDIRERQVVAERIMSDHPATLEELGEKLSISRERVRQLETRAMKKLREFFASAPEGVRLVLEPV; encoded by the coding sequence ATGAACGATCCGGCTGTCATCGAGCAACACGATCTGAATCGGGCGCTGACCGTTATCGATAACGGTTCGGGTTTTCAGAATTTTTTGCATCGTGTGCATCAGGCTCCCGTGTTGACCCTTGAGGAGGAGACGGATCTGTCCGAACGCTATCGGCGACAGGGAGATCTGGACGCAGCCCACCAACTCGTCTGGTCGCACCTGCGCCTGGTGGTGAAAACCGCCCGGGAGTATCTCGGCTATCGCCTGCAACTCTCCGAACTGGTCCAGGAAGGTACCCTGGGGTTGATGCATGCCGTCAAACGGTTTGATCCCCATCGGGGGGCACGGTTGGCCACTTATGCCTTGTGGTGGATCCGCGCCGCCATTCATGAATATATACTTCGCGCCTGGAGCATGGTCAAGATTGCCACCACCCAGGTCAAGCGTCGCCTTTTTTTCAAGCTGCGTCAGGCCAAGGAAGGTTCGGCACCCCTGACCCGGGAAGAGGCCGAAGAGTTGGCCGACCGCTTCCAGACCGACACCAGCACCATCCTGGAAATGGACAGCCGCCTGCTTGGCGGGGGCGATGAATCCCTGAACCGTCCCGTGTTGGAAGGGGGCCATGGTGAGGTCCAGGATCTTCTCCCCGATCTGCGCCCCAACCAGGAAAGCGTGGCCCTGGCCAAGGAAAAACAAAAAATTCTTGCCAGCATGATCCAACAGGCTCTGGACCGCTTGGACATCCGGGAACGGCAGGTGGTGGCAGAACGCATCATGTCCGATCACCCCGCCACCCTCGAAGAGCTGGGTGAAAAATTGTCCATCAGTCGCGAGCGGGTCCGGCAATTGGAAACCCGGGCCATGAAAAAACTACGGGAATTTTTTGCCAGTGCCCCGGAGGGTGTCCGGTTGGTGTTGGAGCCGGTCTGA
- a CDS encoding CDP-alcohol phosphatidyltransferase family protein, whose translation MNLPNALSFLRIFVVPAFIWLMINGREEVALWLFAAAGATDAVDGFIAKRFGMVTELGGYLDPLADKLLLVSGFTVLTYLGQMPLFLTLAVVTRDVIILIGAVVFQLMTGSLRMQPLWISKVNTAAQILMVMLAMVSWVYGVLAWLVEPFIWLTTATTSISGLVYVFAWTHKLAHGENLEKRP comes from the coding sequence ATGAATCTGCCGAATGCCTTGTCATTTTTGCGAATTTTTGTGGTGCCGGCGTTTATCTGGTTGATGATCAACGGACGGGAGGAGGTTGCCCTTTGGCTGTTCGCCGCTGCCGGGGCCACCGATGCCGTCGATGGATTCATTGCCAAACGGTTCGGCATGGTGACCGAGTTGGGGGGGTACCTGGATCCGTTGGCTGATAAATTGTTGCTGGTTTCGGGGTTCACCGTTCTGACCTACCTGGGCCAGATGCCGTTGTTTTTGACTCTGGCCGTTGTGACCCGGGATGTGATCATTCTGATCGGGGCGGTGGTTTTCCAATTGATGACCGGATCCTTGCGCATGCAACCCCTCTGGATCAGCAAGGTCAACACGGCGGCCCAGATCTTGATGGTCATGTTGGCCATGGTGTCCTGGGTCTATGGGGTATTGGCCTGGCTGGTGGAGCCGTTCATCTGGTTGACGACCGCGACCACGAGCATTTCCGGCCTGGTTTATGTGTTTGCCTGGACCCACAAGCTGGCCCATGGTGAAAATCTGGAAAAACGGCCATGA
- a CDS encoding DUF2066 domain-containing protein, with translation MSHFFRLSGWLLIVWSFFAAWASSAAAENLYQVKGVEVVLPLTEGKNQDPRSVGMAMAREQAWQWIQIRMLTSEDRQRQADRLRELKSGLDNMVERVVVQSEKRIGEGVNAKLHMVVDVTFSRDAVHKVFDAMGFSYNENAYPSTLFLLAQVDETGEARLAEPGQSFAKTMQSTAARYGVTVLEPVGDIEDMTNLAWNRISAKDPALWSWMEGRYGTRKIWAAWYGMETPEQTTAGTPPAAIATLVESDVEGEQRRIRLRVRKGCDSPDNKGSQSCLDAPLAQKFVEMIFENWSQEHAVKPELNHVLRLRVIHERQLAGYAEFLKKLGKIPGATNMRPAALTARDALLTLDFQGQDEKFLESLAQIGKQPERTANELTIRIP, from the coding sequence ATGAGCCATTTTTTTCGACTGTCTGGATGGTTGCTGATCGTCTGGAGTTTCTTTGCCGCCTGGGCCTCTTCGGCGGCAGCGGAAAATCTTTATCAGGTCAAGGGGGTGGAGGTGGTTTTGCCCCTGACGGAAGGGAAAAACCAGGATCCGCGTTCTGTTGGCATGGCCATGGCCAGGGAGCAGGCTTGGCAATGGATCCAGATTCGCATGTTGACCAGCGAGGATCGGCAGCGCCAGGCCGACCGGTTGCGGGAACTCAAATCCGGTCTGGACAACATGGTCGAACGGGTGGTGGTGCAGTCGGAAAAGCGCATTGGGGAAGGAGTCAACGCCAAATTGCACATGGTGGTGGATGTGACCTTTTCCCGGGATGCCGTGCATAAGGTCTTTGATGCCATGGGCTTTTCCTACAACGAGAATGCCTATCCCTCCACTTTGTTTCTGCTTGCCCAGGTGGATGAGACCGGCGAAGCCCGCCTGGCCGAACCAGGGCAATCCTTCGCCAAGACCATGCAATCCACAGCCGCCCGCTACGGTGTGACCGTCCTGGAGCCGGTGGGGGATATCGAGGACATGACCAATCTGGCCTGGAATCGCATCAGTGCCAAGGATCCTGCCTTGTGGAGCTGGATGGAGGGTCGCTATGGGACCCGGAAAATCTGGGCCGCATGGTATGGCATGGAAACTCCGGAACAGACTACCGCCGGAACCCCTCCTGCCGCCATTGCCACCCTCGTCGAGAGTGATGTCGAAGGAGAACAGAGGCGCATTCGTTTGCGGGTGCGCAAGGGGTGTGATTCACCTGACAACAAGGGATCCCAGAGCTGTCTGGATGCCCCCCTGGCCCAGAAATTTGTCGAAATGATTTTCGAAAATTGGAGTCAGGAGCATGCGGTCAAGCCCGAGCTGAACCATGTCCTGCGCCTGCGCGTCATCCATGAGCGACAACTGGCTGGGTATGCCGAATTCTTGAAAAAATTGGGCAAGATTCCCGGGGCGACCAACATGCGTCCAGCGGCTCTGACCGCCAGGGATGCCTTGCTGACGCTCGATTTCCAGGGACAGGATGAAAAATTCCTGGAATCTCTGGCCCAGATTGGCAAGCAACCCGAACGTACAGCGAACGAACTGACGATCCGTATTCCATGA
- the purM gene encoding phosphoribosylformylglycinamidine cyclo-ligase yields MTKPPLVPKKVSSGPAMTYRDAGVDIDAGNRLVDMIRGAVQTTRRPEVCSDLGGYGALFRPQWKHYQDPLLVSTTDGVGTKLKLAFLMNRHDTVGIDLVAMSVNDLVVQGAEPLFFLDYFATGRLDPNVAATVIGGIAAGCRQAGCALVGGETAEMPDFYPAGEYDLAGFAVGIVERQRLIDGQRITPGDVVLGLASSGPHSNGYSLIRRLVLPPHGPGLDAPFQNGTLGEALLTPTRIYVRPLLELFSHVDVKGLIHVTGGGFWDNIPRILPESVCVEIKLNSWPMPAVFQLLQELGNVARDEMLRTFNCGIGMIAILPPTDADQALARLHQAGEQAWVIGQVMPRDAAPEQVRIHD; encoded by the coding sequence ATGACCAAGCCACCCCTTGTACCAAAAAAAGTCTCTTCCGGTCCCGCCATGACCTATCGGGACGCCGGGGTCGATATCGATGCCGGCAATCGTCTGGTCGATATGATCCGTGGGGCCGTACAAACCACCCGCCGACCTGAGGTCTGCTCCGATCTGGGTGGCTATGGTGCCCTGTTCCGCCCGCAATGGAAACACTATCAGGACCCTCTCCTGGTCTCCACCACCGACGGCGTGGGCACCAAACTCAAACTGGCCTTTCTCATGAATCGTCATGATACCGTCGGCATCGATCTGGTGGCCATGTCGGTCAACGATCTTGTGGTTCAGGGCGCGGAACCCCTTTTTTTTCTCGACTACTTTGCCACCGGACGCCTGGATCCCAACGTAGCCGCCACCGTCATCGGCGGTATCGCTGCCGGATGCCGCCAGGCCGGTTGTGCCCTGGTTGGGGGTGAAACTGCCGAAATGCCCGATTTTTATCCTGCCGGTGAGTATGATCTGGCCGGTTTTGCCGTCGGGATTGTCGAACGACAGCGCCTGATCGACGGTCAACGCATCACCCCGGGCGATGTGGTCCTGGGTCTGGCTTCCTCCGGCCCCCACTCCAACGGCTACTCCCTGATCCGACGGCTGGTCCTGCCCCCCCATGGTCCCGGCCTGGATGCCCCCTTCCAGAACGGAACCCTGGGTGAGGCTCTGCTCACCCCAACCCGAATTTATGTGCGCCCCCTTTTGGAACTTTTTTCGCACGTCGATGTCAAAGGCCTGATACACGTAACGGGAGGTGGTTTCTGGGACAACATTCCCCGCATCCTTCCAGAGAGTGTTTGCGTTGAAATCAAGCTGAATAGTTGGCCAATGCCCGCCGTTTTTCAACTGCTCCAGGAGCTGGGCAATGTCGCCCGTGATGAAATGTTGCGCACGTTCAACTGCGGTATCGGCATGATTGCCATACTCCCCCCGACAGACGCCGACCAGGCCCTTGCCCGTCTGCACCAGGCTGGTGAACAGGCCTGGGTCATCGGTCAGGTCATGCCACGGGATGCTGCACCGGAACAGGTCCGCATTCATGACTGA
- a CDS encoding phosphoribosylglycinamide formyltransferase yields MTESSFRFGVLISGSGSNLQALIDRCADGYIPGQIALVISNEPTAYGLERAQKAGIPTCIINHRDYSNRAAFEKVMADALDAANVELVCLAGFMRVLTSWFVRHYQGRLLNIHPALLPAFPGLHVQKKALESGVRFSGATVHFVEEDVDAGPVVVQAVVPILPQDDVPTLSARILQQEHRIFPLAVRLYAQKRLQIQEQKVMIHKYVMNPANTLINPDPALET; encoded by the coding sequence ATGACTGAATCCTCTTTTCGTTTCGGTGTTCTGATTTCTGGCAGTGGCTCCAACCTCCAGGCCTTGATCGACCGGTGCGCGGATGGCTATATCCCAGGGCAGATCGCCCTGGTCATCAGCAACGAACCTACCGCCTATGGCCTGGAACGTGCCCAAAAGGCCGGTATCCCGACCTGTATCATCAATCACCGGGATTATTCCAATCGCGCCGCCTTCGAAAAAGTCATGGCGGACGCCCTGGATGCCGCCAATGTGGAACTGGTCTGCCTGGCCGGGTTCATGCGGGTATTGACCTCCTGGTTTGTGCGTCATTATCAGGGGCGGCTGCTTAACATTCACCCGGCCCTCCTCCCGGCCTTTCCCGGACTCCACGTCCAGAAAAAAGCTTTGGAGTCTGGCGTCCGCTTTTCCGGGGCAACTGTCCATTTTGTCGAGGAGGATGTTGATGCAGGACCTGTCGTGGTGCAGGCCGTCGTCCCCATTCTCCCGCAGGATGACGTCCCCACCCTCTCTGCCAGAATTTTGCAACAGGAACACCGTATCTTTCCCCTGGCCGTTCGCCTCTATGCCCAGAAACGTTTGCAAATTCAGGAACAAAAGGTCATGATTCACAAATACGTCATGAACCCCGCCAACACACTCATCAACCCGGATCCCGCATTGGAAACATGA
- a CDS encoding response regulator, which translates to MTSMDETFLTAKQSADILGVTLPTIHDWVEKGTLRAWRTQGGHRRIAKSSIDAILRQRERSLQGISEENSLVLLVVEDDPVMLAFYKSMVHSWDFEVSLNSCTDGFEALLAIGKAKPDVIIADLAMPNMNGFRMIRTLKESKTLDTIFIIVVTALSNEEIAHSGGLPDQVVVFKKPPPLDKVEALIRSRATALKIIRA; encoded by the coding sequence ATGACAAGCATGGATGAAACTTTCCTGACAGCAAAGCAATCTGCCGATATCCTTGGCGTTACCCTTCCCACCATCCATGACTGGGTGGAAAAAGGAACTTTGCGCGCTTGGCGAACGCAGGGAGGGCACCGACGTATCGCCAAAAGTTCCATTGACGCCATCCTGCGTCAACGGGAGCGCTCCCTCCAGGGCATCAGTGAAGAAAACTCCCTGGTCCTGCTCGTGGTGGAAGACGATCCTGTCATGCTTGCCTTCTACAAATCCATGGTCCATTCCTGGGATTTCGAGGTCTCTCTCAACTCCTGTACCGATGGTTTCGAAGCCTTGTTGGCCATCGGCAAGGCAAAGCCCGATGTCATCATTGCTGATCTGGCCATGCCCAACATGAATGGTTTCCGGATGATTCGCACCCTGAAAGAGAGCAAAACTCTGGATACCATTTTCATCATTGTCGTGACCGCATTGAGTAACGAGGAAATTGCCCATAGTGGTGGTCTGCCGGACCAGGTCGTGGTGTTCAAAAAGCCACCTCCCCTGGACAAGGTCGAAGCCCTGATCCGCTCCAGAGCCACGGCTTTGAAAATCATCCGTGCATGA
- a CDS encoding response regulator has product MPQKGIHILLADDSRENRLLIQVMLQDTPYTLHLAVNGQEAANQFASTPFDLVIMDVSMPVMDGYEATRKMRRIEKHAGHSHTPIIALTSFDVRENQGKIQAAGYDLRITKPIQKKQLLELIDHYCKHARNPELFPQSPDPATRSTATSSKQAHISTNEDYIPFLENDSENALNQQVIATLKHNLREHIRPLLLEYVTSLPQRLQTLGQSLHHQDERTLQVTAHNLKGAAAIIGAHRLQHLAESLEKAFQQGVKNPSIREILAAMHNEMERVLSEIRELLMADPP; this is encoded by the coding sequence ATGCCGCAAAAAGGTATCCATATCCTGTTGGCAGACGACTCCCGGGAAAACCGTCTGTTGATTCAGGTCATGCTGCAAGATACCCCATACACCCTGCACCTGGCCGTCAATGGTCAGGAAGCGGCCAATCAGTTTGCCTCCACTCCTTTCGACCTGGTCATCATGGATGTATCCATGCCGGTCATGGATGGTTACGAAGCCACCCGAAAAATGCGCCGTATCGAAAAGCATGCCGGGCATTCCCACACACCCATCATTGCCTTGACTTCCTTCGATGTGCGTGAAAATCAAGGAAAGATCCAGGCAGCAGGCTATGATCTGCGCATCACCAAACCGATCCAAAAAAAACAGCTTCTCGAATTGATCGATCATTATTGCAAACATGCACGAAACCCGGAACTTTTTCCCCAAAGTCCGGATCCGGCGACAAGGTCAACGGCCACATCATCGAAACAAGCCCATATATCCACAAATGAAGATTATATTCCCTTTCTGGAAAACGATTCTGAAAACGCCTTGAACCAACAAGTCATTGCCACGCTCAAACACAATCTCCGGGAACACATCAGACCGTTGCTGCTTGAATATGTGACCTCTCTGCCCCAAAGATTGCAGACCCTTGGCCAATCCCTGCACCACCAGGATGAACGTACCTTGCAGGTTACCGCCCACAATCTCAAGGGTGCAGCAGCCATTATCGGCGCACACCGACTCCAGCACCTTGCTGAATCTTTGGAAAAAGCCTTCCAGCAAGGTGTCAAAAATCCCTCGATCAGGGAAATTCTGGCCGCCATGCACAACGAAATGGAGCGGGTATTGTCAGAAATCAGGGAGCTGTTGATGGCAGATCCACCCTGA
- a CDS encoding pyridoxal phosphate-dependent aminotransferase — MSVLSLRVQQVKPSPTLAVTAKAKELKDQGRDVVGLGSGEPDFDTPDHVKEAAIEAIRKGFTKYTPVAGIPELRKAIIAKFKRDNGLEFRPNQIVVTVGGKQAFYNMAQAMLNPGDQVIIPAPYWVSYPDMVMLADGEPVIVDTSEANGFKMRPADLEAAITPRTRLVVINSPSNPTGAAYTRDELAALGEVLLRHPHVWVVSDDIYEKIIFGDFVFSTIAQVVPGLQNRTITMNGVSKTYSMTGWRIGYAAGPVEVIQAMETIQSQSTSNATSIAQKAALAAIEGDQNCLLPMVEAFHQRRDFVVKRFNEMPGMHCRTPEGSFYAYPCFSGLVGRKTETGKIITDSNVLAEYLLEGFDVAVVAGASFGKDPYFRISYATSMASLEKAMTRIHAAAEKLATS, encoded by the coding sequence ATGTCCGTACTGTCGCTGCGCGTGCAACAAGTGAAACCCTCGCCCACCCTGGCGGTCACGGCCAAGGCCAAAGAGCTGAAGGATCAGGGACGGGATGTCGTTGGTCTTGGTTCGGGAGAACCGGATTTCGATACCCCGGACCACGTCAAGGAAGCGGCCATCGAGGCCATTCGCAAGGGATTTACCAAATACACGCCGGTGGCGGGCATTCCGGAACTGCGCAAGGCGATTATTGCCAAATTCAAGCGGGATAATGGCCTCGAATTTCGTCCCAACCAGATTGTGGTGACCGTGGGCGGGAAGCAGGCTTTCTACAATATGGCCCAGGCCATGTTGAATCCGGGCGATCAGGTGATCATCCCGGCTCCCTACTGGGTTTCTTATCCGGACATGGTCATGTTGGCCGATGGGGAACCGGTGATCGTTGATACCTCTGAGGCCAATGGGTTCAAAATGCGTCCGGCGGACCTGGAAGCGGCCATTACGCCGCGTACCCGGTTGGTGGTGATCAACTCTCCTTCCAATCCCACCGGAGCGGCCTATACCCGGGATGAACTGGCTGCCCTGGGTGAAGTTCTGCTGCGTCATCCGCATGTCTGGGTGGTCTCCGACGACATCTATGAAAAAATCATCTTTGGCGACTTTGTGTTTTCGACCATCGCCCAGGTGGTTCCGGGGTTGCAGAATCGGACCATCACCATGAATGGGGTCTCCAAAACCTACTCCATGACCGGCTGGCGCATTGGTTATGCCGCTGGCCCCGTGGAGGTGATCCAGGCCATGGAGACCATCCAGTCCCAAAGCACCTCCAATGCCACATCCATTGCCCAGAAGGCGGCCCTGGCGGCCATTGAAGGGGATCAGAATTGCCTGCTGCCCATGGTGGAGGCTTTTCATCAACGGCGCGATTTTGTTGTGAAAAGATTCAACGAAATGCCCGGCATGCATTGCCGGACACCGGAAGGATCTTTTTATGCCTATCCCTGCTTTTCCGGACTCGTGGGGCGCAAGACCGAAACGGGGAAGATCATCACCGACAGCAATGTTCTGGCGGAATATCTTCTGGAAGGGTTTGATGTGGCGGTGGTGGCCGGGGCCTCTTTTGGCAAGGATCCCTATTTCCGCATCTCCTATGCCACCTCCATGGCCAGCCTGGAAAAGGCCATGACCCGTATTCATGCGGCAGCCGAAAAACTGGCGACATCCTGA
- a CDS encoding nucleotidyltransferase domain-containing protein: protein MTKPDSVLLESVTRRIVLAVHPLRIILFGSAAREEMGPNSDLDLLVIMPNGVHRRQTARRVYRALRGMGISKDIIVATEQDLLDYGREPSLIIAPALAEGKELYHAPQ, encoded by the coding sequence ATTACCAAACCCGATAGTGTCCTGCTGGAAAGCGTAACCCGTCGAATTGTATTGGCGGTTCATCCGTTACGCATTATCCTGTTCGGCTCTGCTGCACGTGAAGAAATGGGACCGAACAGCGATCTGGATCTGTTGGTAATCATGCCCAATGGCGTTCATCGCCGACAAACCGCACGCAGGGTTTATCGTGCCTTGCGCGGCATGGGAATTTCCAAAGATATCATTGTCGCTACTGAACAAGATCTTCTGGATTATGGTCGGGAACCATCCCTGATCATTGCTCCAGCCCTTGCCGAGGGGAAAGAATTGTACCATGCCCCCCAATAA
- a CDS encoding HEPN domain-containing protein — MPPNKAAPGSPLDWLQRAKGDLAIAKMPLPSDACYEDLCFHAQQAAEKAVKAVFRYRGFAFRYTHDLERLLTELEGTGEIIPEDVRMADDLTTFAWETRTRFMVNPSHIRSTKQPSAKLKLWSLGQRK; from the coding sequence ATGCCCCCCAATAAGGCTGCCCCGGGTTCTCCCTTGGACTGGCTGCAACGTGCCAAGGGAGATTTGGCCATAGCCAAAATGCCACTGCCAAGTGATGCCTGTTATGAGGATCTGTGCTTCCATGCCCAGCAAGCGGCAGAAAAGGCCGTCAAGGCAGTTTTTCGATATCGGGGCTTTGCGTTCCGCTATACCCACGATCTTGAACGACTCCTGACTGAACTGGAGGGGACAGGTGAAATAATTCCTGAAGATGTTCGTATGGCCGACGATTTGACAACCTTCGCATGGGAAACACGCACCCGTTTCATGGTGAACCCATCACACATCAGGAGTACCAAGCAGCCATCCGCCAAGCTGAAACTGTGGTCACTTGGGCAAAGAAAGTGA